attaagaattttttttaaaaagaattaaaagtatAAGAAGGATGAAGTGTTGGGGtgtagaataaaatatttagtaaaatttttgaaaaagttagaaGTGACatattaaaatggtaattttagGAGATATAGAATGAGATATTAGAAGTGTAGAATGAAACACTCTTAATATCTTGGACTGGTGATTTGAAACTATATTTCGAATTAATCATTCTTTTGAATAAAATGTGTCATTTatgttattatgaaaaataaatcagaaaTGAATAGTTaagattaacaaaatttataaataccataataaaaacaacacaTACATCCAACCGTATAACGATTAAAAcgtatattttaagtttaatttaattaaataataaaagcctaataacaaataaaataatatattcaacaaatacaataaattttaatttatatttaaaactgaattttaaatttaactcaactaTAAAAGATCTACTTATAATCACCAACATACtctaaattaatcttatatttttcattgaaattataatttttatattttaattttaaaaatttaatgttaaaaattaaaaattataattaaatgaattcagcatttaataaaatttgcaaATCCAAtgatttcatatgcttttttaaaaagaaactttttcaagtaatataagattttgaaaacctaaagagtttgaattttccTCCTATTCAAACTGTAAGGAGGTAGGACCAAACCAGAAAGTTCGTTCcgcaaatgaaaaaaattctaaagTTCTGATATCGTTATAAGGATGGGAGGAAGAAATCCAATAAAAGCATTATCATATGCAGTGAAATGCATGAGAGAGAAATAATTTTCAATAGAAAAATGTAAGATTTTGTCGAACCAAAATATTTCCAtttcatttatgaaaaatatctttagacaatatttttttactaacattatctacgtgtcattctgtatGATTGAtccataatagtgtttatgattattattattgattgtgaaataattttgaaccaatcacaaaataacacgtaaataatatttaaatgttataaaaaaatattgtttatgtattatttttcaaaaaaaacagtgcaataatttaaatttgattgacCGATggacaatttatttaaaataatcttagtGAGGTGAAAATTTtccataaaaaatgttaatatggtgagattaatttctttaattcgttattataatagtatattcaatatattaatatttttatataaacttgtaaataaataaaatcgaTGTATAATACCAATTATTTTAGACAGATTATGATTCATCTCTTGCATATTATCTTATCGttgtgaattaatttaaattattttttactttgataatttcaagttttatcttataagttgataaaaatttattattttattatcataaaagtatataaatttattttatgaaaactttcttttattagaattacaattatatattttttaactttaagggaattttagattttattttgttcctaTACAATGTCGGTTTATGTAAAGgcctgaaaattattttaaagccATTAGGCCTTAATATGTGGGGCAGCTAAGCCCATCAGACTAAGGGTGCCTTAGCCTTAGAAGGGGCTTTTCTAAAATCAGATCTTTCATTAAGCcattttcccttctctctctaaaaccaGGTTCTTCAAATCCTTTGCCTTCTCTCTAGCTTTACTCTCCATTGAACCATTCAAATCTTACTTGGGTGCTGCCAAACCGTTCCTGACGTCAAGGGCTTCACTTCGAACCGATTACTTTCTCTGTCTCCTTCTGGTAAGTTGTTTCCCTGTTTCCTCCGCCATTTTCGAAACCAAGGATTTGGGGTTTTACTGATTTAAAGCACCCTTTTCTGATTTCTATTGTGTTCTAGCCCTAAGAGTTGTTCTccatcaccaatttggtgatttgtaggttctgtaAGTGCATTGCCGTGTCACTGTTAGGGCGTTTTCTGTAGACTATACGGGACAacctagaggtaaggggagctagttatatttctttgaattatttatttattctgtaTGTatggtgaattttattttggtgtgttgttttggaaaatgatgaaaaattagTATGCTTAATCTATGATGGCTTGTCAAGTAgtgattttattgaattaaatggTTGTAGATTGGACTGTTATGAGTTGCTTGGGAGTAGAAAATTCTATTCTAGTACTGTTAAAATGGGGAATCAATTTCTGGGGTAGTGCTTTATGGAGTAGTTCATGGTGGTATTGATTGGGTTTCATTAAGTATGGGAAAGTAAAAATTTTAGACTGTGTAAATGGTGCAGGTTTTAAGAaagaagtagaaaataaaagaaaaaaaacacaaatggGAGAAGGTGGGTCGTGAGAGGATGGGAGGTTTATGTTTCTGGAGTTGAAAAGAAGAGGaggaattttagtttttttagtgGAGGTGCCAGGGAGTTAGGTTTtggaaaatttaatatttggaaGGCTTTAATGGATTGGATgtagacaaaaatataattaagttaatataatatattatgtaatatatataagaaagagaGATTTTCGGatcttaatattaatataatatNNNNNNNNNNNNNNatatatatatatatatatatatatatatagataataagGTAGGACTTACGTAAGTTTATgcctaatattatttattttaataataatttgaagtttGGTTGCAGAGGTGTTGGGttcatagtttattatttattttaaaaagaaaaagttgctATATTGATTAGAAAATGGagattgataaataatattatattttatattatatctaatcattatttttttattatgattcttgtatattatatacaatatataactttcatacaaattatatatatatatgtatattaaaatttttaagtgaGCATTAAACTTTTAGTTAGAGTATTTATTACTTCTGTTAGCAATAACAGTCAGGAGTTGGTATGAAAGGGGAGAATCAGAGAAGGGATTCTGGTTCCTTTTTGTTTGTTCCTTATTTTATGGTTGATCAAATGATAGTTACTTGGTTTATGGAGCATGGTTTAATATAAGGCCTTGTCTTTAGAACTTTAACatgtgtattgattttaatCTAAAGTATGNGAGTTCGAAAGTAAAGAGGTATGATTTCCAGGTTGTTCATGGTATGTTTCAAAGTACATTATAATTCAAGTTAGTAAGTGTGATTCAAAGTGTcaaatctcttggtgagattcttagtgttttaaaatgaaagtaggggctcagNCTTGGGAGTNATTNTGANgcttcaatggtcaatcaaactcacttagagaggttgaaccatgtggtgagaagtagcaggaggtccttagtcttgggggttcccagtatgcctcaaggcgcggaacggactaacctcgtgagtgtggcagggtggggaacccaagtttcataagtcaccacgggtgcaagactcgccataacccgactatcattttaaagtccggacgagtcaagtctagaatgaACATTGCTTATGTTGTATTTCTTACTATTTTGATCTAAGTTCACTCTTGTATGATTATATGTTTAATCTgatacttgttttttttatataattagctcacccttgcattgcTTGTGTTGTGCCATGTTTGTGTGTGCTTTCctgttgcgatgatcatccattttggACGTGAGCAGAGAAGAATGAGGTCTCCCTAGAGAACGTCTTGGAAGGAAATGAAGATGCTGCTGCTTAGACTCTTTAGGATTTCTGGGCCTGTTGAGCCCTTTTGGAacacttttaaatttatgtcaTTTTGAGATACTCTAGCACTTTAAGTTTCAAAGTCTTACTCAATTtgtggatgactgtaatcctcaTACTTTAAATTACtctaactgctttctattattgTATGTGGTGACGTCTTATTTTATATGCATGATGTATATAATGAGAATGTCACAGTCTATATTTTAATCAATCTGTAATCTCTAAAACTTTTATTAACAATACTTATAAACACTTTTTATATATTcacaataaaaacataattttcgTCGTTACATATTCAAAAtgttaataaaactattttttataatgccTTTAAGTCTGTTCATCACGAAAATGAAAtccataatatatttataagaaaaactaatatatatacaaGACATTGATCTAGTTTGGTTGAACTCAAAACAAGATGATATCACAGTTTGGTTAAACTTGAAATAAGTgctttaaaaataatcatatatttaagagtagattatatttttcacattgaaataagtaaaaaaaaaaaaaagaaatgtacattttaaaatgaacAGATTATACAAACACATAAAGAAAAGCTAAAGTTTGctgattatattaaaacaacCTTTGTTAAGTAAGGTTACAGAGacacatataataaatatacacaTGCTATCTAGGTCCCTACTCTAGTCGAATGGGGTGCCTTTTTGGTCGAAGGTTCAAGAAAAGACAGTTTGTGTGGGCTCCATTTATGCTTCTGGTCTTTCCAAACGGATGTAGTCATACATAATGCCTTGAAAAGGACTCATAGCTTTTGTTTGCCTAAGATAGATGGTGTTGCTTCCTTCCACCAATACATTGCTTCCTACTTCAATACTATAAGGCCAATACAATCCATGGATGCCATGTCTTGCTATTGCATTATCCTGACCTATTAATCCCGTAGAAAAGTGTGGAGGACGAGCCACAGGGTTGTTGAACCTAACCTATTAACACATAACATACTGTTAGGGAAATTATAGGTCATACCAAATCCAACAACTACATATAAACACACTCATATCTCAACTTACCATCAAGTTAGAACGTGTAGCTGAGGCCAAGGCAAGTCGGAGTGTGTAGATGCCTCTCATAACAAATGGGAGATCAAATTTAATCTCCCATACTGTTGGATGAAATGAGTTGTTTCCTATGTTCCtacatttagattttaaattatgaatcaaatctcaaaaataatagctatatatagttattagatcgataaaattaattacattagtCACCTGGGAACTTGAGCATAAAACCAATCTTTACTATAATCACTCACGCCAACAGTGTAAGTGAGGTCCTCATTTGGATATAACTCGTTGTAACGCTTCCATAATCCATATTGTCTAAACCTGTTAGTGGGAAAATTAACGTAAGAGAATGCAGCCGAAAAGTTAAGCAGTTGCTGATATAATGAGTGAGTTTTGAACTAACTTGTGCAATGGTTTTGCTATGTATAATCGGTTTATCAGGTTAGGATAAGGATTTGGAACGTGGAACTCTGCAGCAGAGCGATCTGGGATGCCAATTTCCCATAAGGTTGGTCCATTTCTTGGAGGGTTGTATATGAGTGAACCCAATTGGACGATACATCCTTATACACAGAGCAAACATGTTAGTGACAATAATCTGTCACACAATAATCATAGGTGAAATTCGTGGAAAATTACGTACCTGATGTTATGGTTATGGTAGTGTTATATCTATAGTCTCCAAAAATTCCAGGAATCCATGCATATAAATTGTAGTCCCCTGGTACAATATTTTCTATAGTGAAATGGCCAAGTTTATCAGCTTGAGTCCAGAATTGGTAACCCTGAAAGAAGTGGTAAAATAAAAGGAGCAGTTTTTTTAGTGTTTCATtgactagtttttattttctgttcaGTGATTGGAACGTAAtagaaactataaataaataccTTGCTTTGTCTCTGCCATGATCCAACATCTCCAGGAACTGCCAAACCAATGTGGGCATTTTCGCCATATAAAAAATTCCCTCCTTTAATGTGTCTGATGATGGTAAAGGCAAGCAACATTAATTTTTGGTATcagaaaatattataagatgaaatattatttgatgaACATGTATGTACCTGTCTTGAACGAATAATTGTCCTTCCACTCTTCCCCTTTTATTTGTAGGGACAAAATCCTCTGATTTAGGGAAATCATAAGGCCATCTATTGATTTCCTCTGATAGCTACGtgaatgaaaaaatagaatCATTAATCAAATTAAGGTCTGATATAAGcacatttttattaatgtgGTATTAAAGGTAGTTAGTTGTGGTACCTGTTGTACAGCATCACTCCAGAGGACTTGTTCTGAATGATGAACCCTTGAAACTGAGTTAAGATAAGCAAAAACGGGACCATATACTTTCTTGAAGGGTTCCCCTTCGTGTAATGTCATGGTTACTTCCTTTCCAGAGTAGTGAGTGGTATGGAGTATCTAGACATAAATAAAATCACCAAATTATATATGAAgctatgatgatgatgatgacgacgacAAAAGAAGTTCTGAACTTACATTAAGGGTGACAGGGCCAACATGAGAAGTAAGGCCTTGCCTAATTGGGCCACCACTACGAAACTCATTACTTGGTGTGATCATCCAAAAGCCCACTGACTTGTTTGTCTTGGAGTCCAAGTTAATCCACCCATGAACTTTGTTGTCTTTGTTCTCACAAGAGTATTGATATTTGTCATCAACCTGATCATAGCCCATCGCACAACAGAATAATCACACACAATGTCAcctttaaaaagttaatttttctataaagaatatgaaaagaTTTTGTGAAAAAAGTAGAGAGGAGTACCTCTCCTCGAAGTTTAGGGTTACTAGGATTGGTGATTAGAGCAGCTTCATCATAATCAAGGCGTTGCCCAGTAGATCTATCTTCTGCTGTTGGCATGAGTCGCTGCCTATCATCTGCTATAGCCATGTACTGGAACCTGTGCGGGTGACATTTTAAGATTATGATTACAAACAACACTCGTAAAATTATATGTTCGTGCCACTGCTTTTCAACTTACCTCTCCTTCTGCAGCTTGAAAACAATCCTAACGTGATCAATCTCGGTTGCAGGAAAATCTTCAGGATGCTCAAATATACCATATATGTATAATCCTGAACTACCTCTTCGtaaaatatatctacaaaatTCGACCATTTCATAAATTGTTGGTCATgtattaaattactttttaaaataaacatgtagTTGAGCATGACCTAAACAAAACTACTACCTTTTGTCTATGTTTAAAGGGGGACTTGAGTTGTCCTTGTTCCACGTTCTGGAAAACGAAAGTTCTACTTCATTCTCGTTGGCCTCTATAACTGAAAATCTACTCCCTTCAATTCTGCGGATCCAACATATATGCTTAAATACTCATGATTCATTATGTTATTATCAAATCTATGATGACATCATGAACCCATacatttataatcttttttttttcttttatagatatGAATACGGAGAAAGGCTTACCCCCAAAGTTTTGAAGGGGCTCCAGGTGAATTCCAGACAATGTCAAAATACCTGCAAAGACGaggattttaatattatttgtgagttaaataataacttggtttgattctttctttagtttttgaaaagctaaactttttaatttgtttgaaaaggGATAAGCTAAAAAAGAAGTTATTGCATTATATGATATTACGTACCCTCTGTTGTTGAAGTTATTGCGACCTTCAAGCACATTGTTTATTCCATTATATGATATTCCAAGGATGGTGCCCTCCGGATTTGAGAAAGTTACACGAATGATGCCATTTTGCACGGTGATCTGAGGACATACCCAATCGAacataaattaatgaaaattgcCTCATTTGGTTACAGTTCATTTTAAAATTGGATATTTAATACCTGCTTCTTTTCTATATGCAATTTGACTTCAGGATTATTAAATGCTACGTCGGAACCTTTGAACTCACTTAAACTCCTGCAATTGGAAAGATAACGTTGAGTGAACAATAAGTTATTTGTATCCGTAAGGTTATTTCAAAAGAAGCAACAATTGCATATTTGATAAtgatatatcaaaattatacaaaataaaattaattttttttataattatttacaacttatattttatcaatCTCAAATCATGAAGTAACATTATTAGAATCAACCGTTATCTTCGTTTGAGGTATTGTCTTTTaagattttatctttaaaaaatattttagaagatgaaaggaatatttaaattatttttaaatatcaatttttaagaGTGAGATaggaagaaatatatataaataaaaatttatatattgagattaatataaaattatatataaatttttgtttaatatatgaaaaaaaatcttatagaAAAAGAGATggtaaatttttattgaaaaaaacatgttaataattattgttttaaattgaatgtACACGAGGAAAGACAAAGAAACATAGAGATTATTGggttcagaaaaaaaaaaaaaaaagttaaagtaaGAGAAAAACCTTGAGGCACAGCGAATGAGTAAGAAGCAGATTTGTATTATTCCCCCTAATAGGAGAAAACCAGTTTTCTTTGTGAAAACCATAACTTTTATCTTAATCTCTGGATGTTCAAGCAAACCTTGAAATTTCGTAAGATGCTCCAATTTGTTAAAGAAAGAACTATGTAAAAAGTTGCACTAGCGTTGGAAATATATACTGTAGTATAGAGATAAGTTAAGATTTTCTTTCCCactaaagatatttattatatgaatttgtagataataattaattaaaccgTTATCTTTATCAGTAATgtattttcatcaataataacttggtaatttattaaaaattataatcttatagaaataagaaaatcaaatagATATATTCAAATTGTATAGCATTTAGGCTGAATATTGGTTGGTTGAGTCAGATTCCAATCtaatataagtaatttaatataattgaaacttaatattttataatttatatttgattatttaatttatcgGATTAGACGAACCGTTCGGAATTAAATTGATTGGATTATTCAGATTATAGGTGATccgtttaattttttaataaataaaataaatatatcgaattttcaacaaataaaaatcacttacgatattaataattacttttataatagaCTATAATTTTATctagtttattattaaatttaacaaaaaatatcatatcaaatttataaacaCTAAAATATCACTATAGGTTGAATACTTACAACATTATAACCAGTATCTAAATCTggctattattattttatttatataatattatctcTTCACCACACCCTGGGCCAAACTTTGCTTTGGTTTCTTAAGATACGTTTAACATATTTGCGTTTTATTTGTTCATGACTACTTGCCTTCAACAGGATACAAATAATTAACTAcctttgataatttttaaacttaagaTATTATTGGATAGATAATTAAAGGTTTAATGTGTCTTTATCTTcgtctataattttaaatatatatttttaaatgaaatagtTTAATGACGtggattttaattattttaaaattaaaaaattgagacaTGTTGGTTCCGTTTCACTGTTGTCTGTAATGCTCCCATCCTAGAGTGACTGCACAGAGACATTTGCAAGGTGCTGGAGTGTCTAACTAACACATTCAAGGTCACACCCGAAGGGTCTTCAACTCCATGCATACGTCATCAAATTAGGGTTTGAAGCTCTTCCATTGGTGTGCCATCATTTCATCAACTTCTACTCCAAAACTAACCTTCCTCACTCCTCGCACAAACTCTTTGATTCCTTTCCCCACAAATCTGCCACCACATGGAGCTCCGTCATCTCTGCCTTCGCCCAGAACGACCTCCCCCACCTCGCCCTCTGCTTCTTCTGTCGCATGCTCCGCCACTGCCTCCTTTCTG
This genomic stretch from Vigna radiata var. radiata cultivar VC1973A chromosome 7, Vradiata_ver6, whole genome shotgun sequence harbors:
- the LOC106766146 gene encoding probable rhamnogalacturonate lyase B — translated: MRQKKQRARWGRSFWAKAEMTELHVVADLWGKESKSLCEESLSEFKGSDVAFNNPEVKLHIEKKQITVQNGIIRVTFSNPEGTILGISYNGINNVLEGRNNFNNRGNPRLCRYFDIVWNSPGAPSKLWGIEGSRFSVIEANENEVELSFSRTWNKDNSSPPLNIDKRYILRRGSSGLYIYGIFEHPEDFPATEIDHVRIVFKLQKERFQYMAIADDRQRLMPTAEDRSTGQRLDYDEAALITNPSNPKLRGEVDDKYQYSCENKDNKVHGWINLDSKTNKSVGFWMITPSNEFRSGGPIRQGLTSHVGPVTLNILHTTHYSGKEVTMTLHEGEPFKKVYGPVFAYLNSVSRVHHSEQVLWSDAVQQLSEEINRWPYDFPKSEDFVPTNKRGRVEGQLFVQDRHIKGGNFLYGENAHIGLAVPGDVGSWQRQSKGYQFWTQADKLGHFTIENIVPGDYNLYAWIPGIFGDYRYNTTITITSGCIVQLGSLIYNPPRNGPTLWEIGIPDRSAAEFHVPNPYPNLINRLYIAKPLHKFRQYGLWKRYNELYPNEDLTYTVGVSDYSKDWFYAQVPRNIGNNSFHPTVWEIKFDLPFVMRGIYTLRLALASATRSNLMVRFNNPVARPPHFSTGLIGQDNAIARHGIHGLYWPYSIEVGSNVLVEGSNTIYLRQTKAMSPFQGIMYDYIRLERPEA